The Anopheles coluzzii chromosome 2, AcolN3, whole genome shotgun sequence genome window below encodes:
- the LOC120950386 gene encoding uncharacterized protein LOC120950386 isoform X2, protein MTIQQQQPNNSGDALHPSSQGQPHRYHLHHDPAYNITTAEADLDYTSDNSVAVLQHHHPSVVHHHPHAHQQQQQPQQHHHHYMPSSSSSCDNTKQPTRLGPGGGNSSAGGSCDENTPSVLDVNLDTKKISLAHNGSRLNSPVRFGDERKYGNNHNHHHHHHHHHHGHAGGAGPHSHHIEVYSDGTPGLETSKLEEEISEDDRGPPLPPRPAPRARTTAQRLETASSTSGVRKYVIWCLICGGISSLLGVLFLGIYFLLRSYTSTVGYFETVPTFVPATLLMLTGICIMSLARRRNRYSYLIKLSGACGLASALTCALVTVTTTVLHMSRLQVLRECEYTQKTRTCTCYSVTADKQTESGVDDSVRFVFDSTSDCGVVHGALYSCLRAVFGLSVAGVLVAVFSCMLVYQLLSHERKKMYWEQLELRCRSLYSGQPGGPPGSVLPAGPAMLGGVGGGAGPGLGGGAGRAGNCRCCEQCHAHRSVLPPSAYPWEGDGRFWTPGQAGNFYSPNPGGEEPGVGGRLNASSGRRMPGWSWPRMPWQRNDTAQRLSPHSPDSQYGFSNRAGVTGPMLPAGGTLLGDPGQPRYNVIDQQYGIWGPPPPYSDPNSPARRGRYQYIHPAQCGPPLLDPTSGGGGMAGSPLMQPGAAGPGIAMLECHQHAVMGVDVHGIPQQYVGGGPAALNGPSQQPLPSNYGRGGGGGGGTGGASSSGSNLGGSKRLQQQTTTSYCKPQSKEAYENTPSDSDGPGRDRFSNTLPARKAKKRVEAGAKSIGPANNSNGQSTGGGGGGGRVNVQNVFGANGGPGSLETSENEYNEPNLPPATGGGGVVDESARGSPSHGLVHVAPHVSNPPRNRRPKLPNAVGIENGAFQTVETLEAEAAGGKLLEPTESEVYFADVSSCCNMSVKNDNYYEDANQRRKKEKQQQQQQQDQADEYIAQRFGKREASVRSRQPFPQSAVHGGGMGEKPPVMPRSSLLPKDHSRQSMCSMDSGERTDYTDLSPATPSTNFPSIGGGPAGGKSHQQQQQPQQTSATDGNFIASYPYSSNEQSQEAHRRSTKNLHDIFLAPDSQYEDLPPGPYGAGTSASAATTATTTTPASSHSTKPKSPKNLNITPIKRQSLGTNISSIIQNLSGSDVGLLYPEGRTHGAYHTGGGGIGSSDGSSSNGEGTIAVTVTGSRRTAPVDVNDSISSNEDNEDHPSSEGERRRAVSDRRL, encoded by the exons ATGACgatacagcagcaacagccaaaCAACAGCGGTGACGCGCTGCATCCATCGTCACAGGGTCAACCGCATCGTTATCATTTGCATCATGATCCGGCGTACAACATCACCACCGCCGAGGCCGATCTCGATTACACCAGTGACAACAGTGTAGCGGTACTGCAGCACCATCATCCCTCGGTggttcatcatcatcctcacgctcatcagcagcagcagcagccgcagcaacaccaccatcactacATGCCATCGAGCTCCAGTTCCTGTGATAATACCAAACAACCGACCCGGCTGGGCCCGGGTGGCGGCAACTCGAGTGCGGGTGGTTCCTGCGACGAGAATACGCCCAGCGTTTTGGATGTTAATCTTGACACGAAGAAGATTTCACT TGCCCACAATGGCTCAAGACTGAACTCACCGGTTCGCTTCGGCGACGAGCGGAAGTATGGGAACAAtcacaaccatcatcatcaccatcatcatcaccatcatggGCACGCTGGTGGTGCGGGCCCCCACAGCCATCACATCGAGGTGTACAGCGACGGTACGCCCGGTCTCGAGACTAGCAAGCTGGAAGAGGAGATCTCCGAGGATGATCGGGGGCCACCGCTACCTCCCCGACCGGCACCCCGCGCACGGACCACCGCCCAGCGGCTTGAAACGG CTTCCTCAACGTCCGGCGTGCGGAAGTACGTCATCTGGTGTTTGATATGTGGCGGTATCTCCAGCCTGCTCGGGGTGCTCTTTCTCGGCATCTACTTCCTGCTGCGATCGTACACCAGCACGGTCGGCTACTTCGAAACGGTGCCAACGTTCGTCCCTGCCACGCTG CTCATGCTGACGGGTATCTGCATTATGAGCCTGGCAAGACGCCGCAACCGGTACAGTTACTTG ATCAAACTGTCCGGTGCGTGTGGGCTAGCGTCGGCACTAACCTGCGCCCTGGTGACGGTCACCACGACCGTCCTGCACATGAGCCGGCTGCAGGTGTTGCGCGAGTGCGAGTACACGCAGAAGACGCGCACCTGCACCTGCTACTCGGTGACGGCCGACAAGCAGACGGAGTCGGGCGTGGACGATAGCGTCCGGTTCGTGTTCGACTCCACCTCCGACTGTGGCGTCGTGCATGGGGCACTGTACTCCTGCTTGCGGGCCGTCTTTGGCCTGTCGGTGGCGGGTGTGTTGGTGGCCGTGTTTAGCTGCATGCTCGTGTACCAGCTGCTGAGCCATGAGCGGAAAAAGATGTACTGGGAGCAGCTGGAGTTGCGATGTCGCTCGCTGTACTCGGGCCAGCCGGGTGGTCCTCCCGGGTCGGTGCTACCGGCCGGTCCGGCCATGCTCGGTGGGGTCGGTGGCGGTGCTGGCCCAGGGCTTGGAGGAGGTGCAGGACGGGCGGGCAATTGTCGGTGCTGTGAGCAGTGCCATGCGCATCGGAGTGTACTGCCACCGTCAGCGTACCCGTGGGAAGGGGACGGTCGCTTCTGGACGCCGGGTCAGGCGGGCAACTTTTACTCGCCCAACCCGGGCGGGGAGGAACCGGGCGTCGGGGGTCGATTGAATGCGTCGAGCGGACGGCGTATGCCGGGTTGGAGCTGGCCCCGCATGCCCTGGCAGCGGAACGATACCGCGCAACGGTTGTCCCCGCACAGTCCCGACTCGCAGTACGGGTTTTCGAATCGGGCGGGAGTGACGGGGCCGATGCTACCGGCCGGCGGTACCCTGCTCGGCGATCCGGGACAGCCGCGGTACAACGTGATCGATCAGCAGTACGGGATTTGGGGCCCACCGCCACCATACAGCGATCCGAACAGTCCGGCCCGGCGTGGTCGCTATCAGTACATCCATCCGGCGCAGTGCGGTCCACCGTTGCTAGATCCGACCAGTGGGGGTGGTGGCATGGCAGGTTCACCGCTTATGCAGCCGGGTGCCGCCGGACCAGGGATTGCCATGCTGGAGTGCCATCAGCACGCGGTGATGGGCGTGGACGTGCACGGCATCCCGCAGCAGTACGTCGGTGGAGGACCAGCGGCACTGAACGGGCCGAGCCAGCAGCCACTCCCTTCCAACTATGgccggggtggtggtggtggtggcggtacTGGAGGAGCCTCTTCCAGTGGGAGCAATCTCGGTGGCAGCAAACGGCTGCAACAGCAGACGACGACCAGCTACTGCAAACCACAGTCGAAGGAAGCGTACGAAAACACACCCTCCGATAGTGACGGTCCAGGGCGGGATCGGTTTTCCAACACACTGCCCGCACGCAAGGCGAAGAAACGGGTGGAGGCGGGCGCAAAGAGCATCGGACCggccaacaacagcaacggcCAGTCGAcgggtggtggcggtggtggtggccgggTTAATGTACAAAACGTGTTCGGTGCAAACGGTGGCCCCGGTTCGCTCGAAACGTCCGAGAACGAGTACAACGAACCGAACCTACCTCCCGCCaccggaggaggaggagttgtGGATGAGTCGGCACGGGGCTCCCCATCGCACGGGCTAGTGCACGTTGCCCCGCACGTCTCCAATCCACCGCGCAACCGGCGCCCAAAACTTCCCAACGCGGTCGGCATCGAGAACGGCGCCTTCCAGACGGTGGAAACGCTCGAGGCCGAGGCGGCCGGTGGCAAGCTGCTCGAGCCGACCGAGTCCGAGGTGTACTTTGCGGACGTGAGCAGCTGCTGCAACATGTCGGTGAAGAACGACAACTACTACGAAGATGCCAACCAAAGACGCAAAAAGgagaaacagcagcagcagcagcagcaagaccAAGCGGACGAGTACATCGCCCAGCGGTTTGGGAAGCGCGAGGCATCGGTCCGGAGCCGGCAACCGTTCCCCCAGTCGGCGGTGCATGGCGGTGGGATGGGTGAGAAGCCCCCCGTCATGCCGCGATCGTCCCTGCTGCCGAAGGACCACTCCCGCCAGAGCATGTGCTCGATGGATTCGGGCGAGCGGACGGACTACACCGATCTGTCCCCGGCCACACCCAGTACAAACTTCCCATCGATCGGTGGTGGTCCGGCTGGTGGGAAatcgcaccagcagcaacagcaaccgcaGCAAACCTCAGCGACCGATGGCAACTTTATCGCCTCCTACCCGTACTCGTCGAACGAGCAGAGCCAGGAGGCGCACCGGCGGTCGACGAAAAACCTGCACGACATCTTCCTGGCGCCCGACTCGCAGTACGAG GACCTGCCGCCGGGACCGTATGGTGCGGGGACGTCGGCGTCGGCGGCGacgacagcgacgacgacgacgccggCCAGCAGCCATTCGACGAAGCCGAAATCGCCCAAGAATCTCAACATCACGCCAATCAAGCGGCAGAGCCTGGGCACGAACATCAGCTCGATCATCCAGAACCTGAGCGGCAGCGACGTGGGGCTGCTGTATCCGGAGGGACGGACCCATGGGGCGTACCATACCGGGGGCGGTGGTATCGGCTCGTCGGACGGTTCGTCCTCCAACGGGGAGGGCACGATCGCGGTGACGGTGACGGGCAGTCGCCGGACGGCACCGGTGGACGTGAACGACAGCATTAGCAGCAACGAGGACAATGAGGATCATCCATCAAGTGAGGGTGAGCGGAGACGGGCGGTCAGTGATCGGCGGTTGTGA
- the LOC120950386 gene encoding uncharacterized protein LOC120950386 isoform X1: MTIQQQQPNNSGDALHPSSQGQPHRYHLHHDPAYNITTAEADLDYTSDNSVAVLQHHHPSVVHHHPHAHQQQQQPQQHHHHYMPSSSSSCDNTKQPTRLGPGGGNSSAGGSCDENTPSVLDVNLDTKKISLAHNGSRLNSPVRFGDERKYGNNHNHHHHHHHHHHGHAGGAGPHSHHIEVYSDGTPGLETSKLEEEISEDDRGPPLPPRPAPRARTTAQRLETASSTSGVRKYVIWCLICGGISSLLGVLFLGIYFLLRSYTSTVGYFETVPTFVPATLLMLTGICIMSLARRRNRYSYLIKLSGACGLASALTCALVTVTTTVLHMSRLQVLRECEYTQKTRTCTCYSVTADKQTESGVDDSVRFVFDSTSDCGVVHGALYSCLRAVFGLSVAGVLVAVFSCMLVYQLLSHERKKMYWEQLELRCRSLYSGQPGGPPGSVLPAGPAMLGGVGGGAGPGLGGGAGRAGNCRCCEQCHAHRSVLPPSAYPWEGDGRFWTPGQAGNFYSPNPGGEEPGVGGRLNASSGRRMPGWSWPRMPWQRNDTAQRLSPHSPDSQYGFSNRAGVTGPMLPAGGTLLGDPGQPRYNVIDQQYGIWGPPPPYSDPNSPARRGRYQYIHPAQCGPPLLDPTSGGGGMAGSPLMQPGAAGPGIAMLECHQHAVMGVDVHGIPQQYVGGGPAALNGPSQQPLPSNYGRGGGGGGGTGGASSSGSNLGGSKRLQQQTTTSYCKPQSKEAYENTPSDSDGPGRDRFSNTLPARKAKKRVEAGAKSIGPANNSNGQSTGGGGGGGRVNVQNVFGANGGPGSLETSENEYNEPNLPPATGGGGVVDESARGSPSHGLVHVAPHVSNPPRNRRPKLPNAVGIENGAFQTVETLEAEAAGGKLLEPTESEVYFADVSSCCNMSVKNDNYYEDANQRRKKEKQQQQQQQDQADEYIAQRFGKREASVRSRQPFPQSAVHGGGMGEKPPVMPRSSLLPKDHSRQSMCSMDSGERTDYTDLSPATPSTNFPSIGGGPAGGKSHQQQQQPQQTSATDGNFIASYPYSSNEQSQEAHRRSTKNLHDIFLAPDSQYEVMKELHRFKSTPLTLTPFEPPPDGGRSSTSLCQDLPPGPYGAGTSASAATTATTTTPASSHSTKPKSPKNLNITPIKRQSLGTNISSIIQNLSGSDVGLLYPEGRTHGAYHTGGGGIGSSDGSSSNGEGTIAVTVTGSRRTAPVDVNDSISSNEDNEDHPSSEGERRRAVSDRRL, translated from the exons ATGACgatacagcagcaacagccaaaCAACAGCGGTGACGCGCTGCATCCATCGTCACAGGGTCAACCGCATCGTTATCATTTGCATCATGATCCGGCGTACAACATCACCACCGCCGAGGCCGATCTCGATTACACCAGTGACAACAGTGTAGCGGTACTGCAGCACCATCATCCCTCGGTggttcatcatcatcctcacgctcatcagcagcagcagcagccgcagcaacaccaccatcactacATGCCATCGAGCTCCAGTTCCTGTGATAATACCAAACAACCGACCCGGCTGGGCCCGGGTGGCGGCAACTCGAGTGCGGGTGGTTCCTGCGACGAGAATACGCCCAGCGTTTTGGATGTTAATCTTGACACGAAGAAGATTTCACT TGCCCACAATGGCTCAAGACTGAACTCACCGGTTCGCTTCGGCGACGAGCGGAAGTATGGGAACAAtcacaaccatcatcatcaccatcatcatcaccatcatggGCACGCTGGTGGTGCGGGCCCCCACAGCCATCACATCGAGGTGTACAGCGACGGTACGCCCGGTCTCGAGACTAGCAAGCTGGAAGAGGAGATCTCCGAGGATGATCGGGGGCCACCGCTACCTCCCCGACCGGCACCCCGCGCACGGACCACCGCCCAGCGGCTTGAAACGG CTTCCTCAACGTCCGGCGTGCGGAAGTACGTCATCTGGTGTTTGATATGTGGCGGTATCTCCAGCCTGCTCGGGGTGCTCTTTCTCGGCATCTACTTCCTGCTGCGATCGTACACCAGCACGGTCGGCTACTTCGAAACGGTGCCAACGTTCGTCCCTGCCACGCTG CTCATGCTGACGGGTATCTGCATTATGAGCCTGGCAAGACGCCGCAACCGGTACAGTTACTTG ATCAAACTGTCCGGTGCGTGTGGGCTAGCGTCGGCACTAACCTGCGCCCTGGTGACGGTCACCACGACCGTCCTGCACATGAGCCGGCTGCAGGTGTTGCGCGAGTGCGAGTACACGCAGAAGACGCGCACCTGCACCTGCTACTCGGTGACGGCCGACAAGCAGACGGAGTCGGGCGTGGACGATAGCGTCCGGTTCGTGTTCGACTCCACCTCCGACTGTGGCGTCGTGCATGGGGCACTGTACTCCTGCTTGCGGGCCGTCTTTGGCCTGTCGGTGGCGGGTGTGTTGGTGGCCGTGTTTAGCTGCATGCTCGTGTACCAGCTGCTGAGCCATGAGCGGAAAAAGATGTACTGGGAGCAGCTGGAGTTGCGATGTCGCTCGCTGTACTCGGGCCAGCCGGGTGGTCCTCCCGGGTCGGTGCTACCGGCCGGTCCGGCCATGCTCGGTGGGGTCGGTGGCGGTGCTGGCCCAGGGCTTGGAGGAGGTGCAGGACGGGCGGGCAATTGTCGGTGCTGTGAGCAGTGCCATGCGCATCGGAGTGTACTGCCACCGTCAGCGTACCCGTGGGAAGGGGACGGTCGCTTCTGGACGCCGGGTCAGGCGGGCAACTTTTACTCGCCCAACCCGGGCGGGGAGGAACCGGGCGTCGGGGGTCGATTGAATGCGTCGAGCGGACGGCGTATGCCGGGTTGGAGCTGGCCCCGCATGCCCTGGCAGCGGAACGATACCGCGCAACGGTTGTCCCCGCACAGTCCCGACTCGCAGTACGGGTTTTCGAATCGGGCGGGAGTGACGGGGCCGATGCTACCGGCCGGCGGTACCCTGCTCGGCGATCCGGGACAGCCGCGGTACAACGTGATCGATCAGCAGTACGGGATTTGGGGCCCACCGCCACCATACAGCGATCCGAACAGTCCGGCCCGGCGTGGTCGCTATCAGTACATCCATCCGGCGCAGTGCGGTCCACCGTTGCTAGATCCGACCAGTGGGGGTGGTGGCATGGCAGGTTCACCGCTTATGCAGCCGGGTGCCGCCGGACCAGGGATTGCCATGCTGGAGTGCCATCAGCACGCGGTGATGGGCGTGGACGTGCACGGCATCCCGCAGCAGTACGTCGGTGGAGGACCAGCGGCACTGAACGGGCCGAGCCAGCAGCCACTCCCTTCCAACTATGgccggggtggtggtggtggtggcggtacTGGAGGAGCCTCTTCCAGTGGGAGCAATCTCGGTGGCAGCAAACGGCTGCAACAGCAGACGACGACCAGCTACTGCAAACCACAGTCGAAGGAAGCGTACGAAAACACACCCTCCGATAGTGACGGTCCAGGGCGGGATCGGTTTTCCAACACACTGCCCGCACGCAAGGCGAAGAAACGGGTGGAGGCGGGCGCAAAGAGCATCGGACCggccaacaacagcaacggcCAGTCGAcgggtggtggcggtggtggtggccgggTTAATGTACAAAACGTGTTCGGTGCAAACGGTGGCCCCGGTTCGCTCGAAACGTCCGAGAACGAGTACAACGAACCGAACCTACCTCCCGCCaccggaggaggaggagttgtGGATGAGTCGGCACGGGGCTCCCCATCGCACGGGCTAGTGCACGTTGCCCCGCACGTCTCCAATCCACCGCGCAACCGGCGCCCAAAACTTCCCAACGCGGTCGGCATCGAGAACGGCGCCTTCCAGACGGTGGAAACGCTCGAGGCCGAGGCGGCCGGTGGCAAGCTGCTCGAGCCGACCGAGTCCGAGGTGTACTTTGCGGACGTGAGCAGCTGCTGCAACATGTCGGTGAAGAACGACAACTACTACGAAGATGCCAACCAAAGACGCAAAAAGgagaaacagcagcagcagcagcagcaagaccAAGCGGACGAGTACATCGCCCAGCGGTTTGGGAAGCGCGAGGCATCGGTCCGGAGCCGGCAACCGTTCCCCCAGTCGGCGGTGCATGGCGGTGGGATGGGTGAGAAGCCCCCCGTCATGCCGCGATCGTCCCTGCTGCCGAAGGACCACTCCCGCCAGAGCATGTGCTCGATGGATTCGGGCGAGCGGACGGACTACACCGATCTGTCCCCGGCCACACCCAGTACAAACTTCCCATCGATCGGTGGTGGTCCGGCTGGTGGGAAatcgcaccagcagcaacagcaaccgcaGCAAACCTCAGCGACCGATGGCAACTTTATCGCCTCCTACCCGTACTCGTCGAACGAGCAGAGCCAGGAGGCGCACCGGCGGTCGACGAAAAACCTGCACGACATCTTCCTGGCGCCCGACTCGCAGTACGAGGTAATGAAGGAATTGCATAGGTTTAAGTCGACACCACTAACGCTAACACCCTTCGAACCGCCGCCGGACGGTGGTCGCTCATCCACTTCGCTCTGCCAGGACCTGCCGCCGGGACCGTATGGTGCGGGGACGTCGGCGTCGGCGGCGacgacagcgacgacgacgacgccggCCAGCAGCCATTCGACGAAGCCGAAATCGCCCAAGAATCTCAACATCACGCCAATCAAGCGGCAGAGCCTGGGCACGAACATCAGCTCGATCATCCAGAACCTGAGCGGCAGCGACGTGGGGCTGCTGTATCCGGAGGGACGGACCCATGGGGCGTACCATACCGGGGGCGGTGGTATCGGCTCGTCGGACGGTTCGTCCTCCAACGGGGAGGGCACGATCGCGGTGACGGTGACGGGCAGTCGCCGGACGGCACCGGTGGACGTGAACGACAGCATTAGCAGCAACGAGGACAATGAGGATCATCCATCAAGTGAGGGTGAGCGGAGACGGGCGGTCAGTGATCGGCGGTTGTGA
- the LOC120950386 gene encoding uncharacterized protein LOC120950386 isoform X3 produces MHGYPFMQVVQYSVPTCTWAPPPVEPPRPPSATAASSTSGVRKYVIWCLICGGISSLLGVLFLGIYFLLRSYTSTVGYFETVPTFVPATLLMLTGICIMSLARRRNRYSYLIKLSGACGLASALTCALVTVTTTVLHMSRLQVLRECEYTQKTRTCTCYSVTADKQTESGVDDSVRFVFDSTSDCGVVHGALYSCLRAVFGLSVAGVLVAVFSCMLVYQLLSHERKKMYWEQLELRCRSLYSGQPGGPPGSVLPAGPAMLGGVGGGAGPGLGGGAGRAGNCRCCEQCHAHRSVLPPSAYPWEGDGRFWTPGQAGNFYSPNPGGEEPGVGGRLNASSGRRMPGWSWPRMPWQRNDTAQRLSPHSPDSQYGFSNRAGVTGPMLPAGGTLLGDPGQPRYNVIDQQYGIWGPPPPYSDPNSPARRGRYQYIHPAQCGPPLLDPTSGGGGMAGSPLMQPGAAGPGIAMLECHQHAVMGVDVHGIPQQYVGGGPAALNGPSQQPLPSNYGRGGGGGGGTGGASSSGSNLGGSKRLQQQTTTSYCKPQSKEAYENTPSDSDGPGRDRFSNTLPARKAKKRVEAGAKSIGPANNSNGQSTGGGGGGGRVNVQNVFGANGGPGSLETSENEYNEPNLPPATGGGGVVDESARGSPSHGLVHVAPHVSNPPRNRRPKLPNAVGIENGAFQTVETLEAEAAGGKLLEPTESEVYFADVSSCCNMSVKNDNYYEDANQRRKKEKQQQQQQQDQADEYIAQRFGKREASVRSRQPFPQSAVHGGGMGEKPPVMPRSSLLPKDHSRQSMCSMDSGERTDYTDLSPATPSTNFPSIGGGPAGGKSHQQQQQPQQTSATDGNFIASYPYSSNEQSQEAHRRSTKNLHDIFLAPDSQYEVMKELHRFKSTPLTLTPFEPPPDGGRSSTSLCQDLPPGPYGAGTSASAATTATTTTPASSHSTKPKSPKNLNITPIKRQSLGTNISSIIQNLSGSDVGLLYPEGRTHGAYHTGGGGIGSSDGSSSNGEGTIAVTVTGSRRTAPVDVNDSISSNEDNEDHPSSEGERRRAVSDRRL; encoded by the exons ATGCACGGATATCCGTTCATGCAGGTCGTCCAGTACAGTGTGCCGACGTGCACGTGGGCCCCACCACCGGTAGAACCACCGCGTCCACCATCAGCCACAGCGG CTTCCTCAACGTCCGGCGTGCGGAAGTACGTCATCTGGTGTTTGATATGTGGCGGTATCTCCAGCCTGCTCGGGGTGCTCTTTCTCGGCATCTACTTCCTGCTGCGATCGTACACCAGCACGGTCGGCTACTTCGAAACGGTGCCAACGTTCGTCCCTGCCACGCTG CTCATGCTGACGGGTATCTGCATTATGAGCCTGGCAAGACGCCGCAACCGGTACAGTTACTTG ATCAAACTGTCCGGTGCGTGTGGGCTAGCGTCGGCACTAACCTGCGCCCTGGTGACGGTCACCACGACCGTCCTGCACATGAGCCGGCTGCAGGTGTTGCGCGAGTGCGAGTACACGCAGAAGACGCGCACCTGCACCTGCTACTCGGTGACGGCCGACAAGCAGACGGAGTCGGGCGTGGACGATAGCGTCCGGTTCGTGTTCGACTCCACCTCCGACTGTGGCGTCGTGCATGGGGCACTGTACTCCTGCTTGCGGGCCGTCTTTGGCCTGTCGGTGGCGGGTGTGTTGGTGGCCGTGTTTAGCTGCATGCTCGTGTACCAGCTGCTGAGCCATGAGCGGAAAAAGATGTACTGGGAGCAGCTGGAGTTGCGATGTCGCTCGCTGTACTCGGGCCAGCCGGGTGGTCCTCCCGGGTCGGTGCTACCGGCCGGTCCGGCCATGCTCGGTGGGGTCGGTGGCGGTGCTGGCCCAGGGCTTGGAGGAGGTGCAGGACGGGCGGGCAATTGTCGGTGCTGTGAGCAGTGCCATGCGCATCGGAGTGTACTGCCACCGTCAGCGTACCCGTGGGAAGGGGACGGTCGCTTCTGGACGCCGGGTCAGGCGGGCAACTTTTACTCGCCCAACCCGGGCGGGGAGGAACCGGGCGTCGGGGGTCGATTGAATGCGTCGAGCGGACGGCGTATGCCGGGTTGGAGCTGGCCCCGCATGCCCTGGCAGCGGAACGATACCGCGCAACGGTTGTCCCCGCACAGTCCCGACTCGCAGTACGGGTTTTCGAATCGGGCGGGAGTGACGGGGCCGATGCTACCGGCCGGCGGTACCCTGCTCGGCGATCCGGGACAGCCGCGGTACAACGTGATCGATCAGCAGTACGGGATTTGGGGCCCACCGCCACCATACAGCGATCCGAACAGTCCGGCCCGGCGTGGTCGCTATCAGTACATCCATCCGGCGCAGTGCGGTCCACCGTTGCTAGATCCGACCAGTGGGGGTGGTGGCATGGCAGGTTCACCGCTTATGCAGCCGGGTGCCGCCGGACCAGGGATTGCCATGCTGGAGTGCCATCAGCACGCGGTGATGGGCGTGGACGTGCACGGCATCCCGCAGCAGTACGTCGGTGGAGGACCAGCGGCACTGAACGGGCCGAGCCAGCAGCCACTCCCTTCCAACTATGgccggggtggtggtggtggtggcggtacTGGAGGAGCCTCTTCCAGTGGGAGCAATCTCGGTGGCAGCAAACGGCTGCAACAGCAGACGACGACCAGCTACTGCAAACCACAGTCGAAGGAAGCGTACGAAAACACACCCTCCGATAGTGACGGTCCAGGGCGGGATCGGTTTTCCAACACACTGCCCGCACGCAAGGCGAAGAAACGGGTGGAGGCGGGCGCAAAGAGCATCGGACCggccaacaacagcaacggcCAGTCGAcgggtggtggcggtggtggtggccgggTTAATGTACAAAACGTGTTCGGTGCAAACGGTGGCCCCGGTTCGCTCGAAACGTCCGAGAACGAGTACAACGAACCGAACCTACCTCCCGCCaccggaggaggaggagttgtGGATGAGTCGGCACGGGGCTCCCCATCGCACGGGCTAGTGCACGTTGCCCCGCACGTCTCCAATCCACCGCGCAACCGGCGCCCAAAACTTCCCAACGCGGTCGGCATCGAGAACGGCGCCTTCCAGACGGTGGAAACGCTCGAGGCCGAGGCGGCCGGTGGCAAGCTGCTCGAGCCGACCGAGTCCGAGGTGTACTTTGCGGACGTGAGCAGCTGCTGCAACATGTCGGTGAAGAACGACAACTACTACGAAGATGCCAACCAAAGACGCAAAAAGgagaaacagcagcagcagcagcagcaagaccAAGCGGACGAGTACATCGCCCAGCGGTTTGGGAAGCGCGAGGCATCGGTCCGGAGCCGGCAACCGTTCCCCCAGTCGGCGGTGCATGGCGGTGGGATGGGTGAGAAGCCCCCCGTCATGCCGCGATCGTCCCTGCTGCCGAAGGACCACTCCCGCCAGAGCATGTGCTCGATGGATTCGGGCGAGCGGACGGACTACACCGATCTGTCCCCGGCCACACCCAGTACAAACTTCCCATCGATCGGTGGTGGTCCGGCTGGTGGGAAatcgcaccagcagcaacagcaaccgcaGCAAACCTCAGCGACCGATGGCAACTTTATCGCCTCCTACCCGTACTCGTCGAACGAGCAGAGCCAGGAGGCGCACCGGCGGTCGACGAAAAACCTGCACGACATCTTCCTGGCGCCCGACTCGCAGTACGAGGTAATGAAGGAATTGCATAGGTTTAAGTCGACACCACTAACGCTAACACCCTTCGAACCGCCGCCGGACGGTGGTCGCTCATCCACTTCGCTCTGCCAGGACCTGCCGCCGGGACCGTATGGTGCGGGGACGTCGGCGTCGGCGGCGacgacagcgacgacgacgacgccggCCAGCAGCCATTCGACGAAGCCGAAATCGCCCAAGAATCTCAACATCACGCCAATCAAGCGGCAGAGCCTGGGCACGAACATCAGCTCGATCATCCAGAACCTGAGCGGCAGCGACGTGGGGCTGCTGTATCCGGAGGGACGGACCCATGGGGCGTACCATACCGGGGGCGGTGGTATCGGCTCGTCGGACGGTTCGTCCTCCAACGGGGAGGGCACGATCGCGGTGACGGTGACGGGCAGTCGCCGGACGGCACCGGTGGACGTGAACGACAGCATTAGCAGCAACGAGGACAATGAGGATCATCCATCAAGTGAGGGTGAGCGGAGACGGGCGGTCAGTGATCGGCGGTTGTGA